CAATGATAACCGCTTTCGGTGCCGTTGAACGGATAAAACGAATAGTCGCTTCAAGAATGGCCCATCCTTCGGCCCCAAACGTTTCATAAAAAGCAAAATTAGGTTTGAAAGCGCCAACAAGATCGTGAGTGGCATCGATAATTTTTTTATTGAATTCAAGAATTGAGGCTGGTTCTTTTTTAAAAACAGGCGGCAATTTATTCAAATCCGGATCAAGGCCGATGCAGATCGGACTTTTTGAAAGGGCAAGTTCGATACGCTGATGAAAAATCAATGAGGCCGTCCTTTAATGGTGGTCTTTTTTGTTGGTTTCGGAAAGAGAATTGCTGGCGTCTAACAGAATCTTTTTCTCTTCATCGGTCAAATGGTCATACCCTACTTCGTTGATTTTGTCAAGAATCGCATCCACCCTCTCGCGTAAATTATCCTCGGGTTTGCGTTCAGCTTTGGGACGAACATACATCGTCGGTTGAGGCTTTTTAGCATTCTGTGAACTAGCCAGTCGATTGATTTTGGAAGCAATCCAATCTTTGCGTAGAAATAGAAAGCCGAACACCATCCCGCCGAGATGAGCAAAATGGGCAATGTTGTCTCCGCCAGGCTTCGCAATACTTAAAAAAGTAATAACCCCATATATCAGCACCATATATTTCGCTTTGATCGGGAAAAGCAGGCTCATCAGAATAATCTGATCGGGAAAGATCATGCCGAAAGCCAACAAAATTCCAAACACCGCTCCAGAAGCCCCGATCACTGCTCCTTGTGAAAATAATAAAAACGTCAGTCCCGCTCCAACGCCGCACACAAAATAATACCGTAGAAATTTTGACGAACCCCAAACCATTTCCAATTCTTTACCAAACATCCACACGGCCAGCATATTAAATAATATATGCCAAATATCGCTGTGCAAAAACATATACGTCACAAGTTGCCATATTTCCCCGTCCCATATCCGGTTGGACAAAGCAAGATGTTCAGCAATAAAATATCCAATATCCGAACGCCCGGCAATCTGTTGAATCACGAATACAATGGCATTGATCAGGATCATCAACTTGACCATCGGATAATCGCCGCCAAGGATATTTCGTGTCGTCTGATATCGGGAATAATAACGCATGTAGAGCCTTTACAAAAAAATTTATCGAGTCAAAATTTTTTCATACACCGGCGCCGGTGTAAAACTGAGAACAAAAATAATAATCGAAATGATGCCGATCAGTTTACGCTTCATATCCAATGGCTCGTCCTCATACATGACGGGTGGATGTTTGATCTTGATCAACACCAATATCAAAATAGCCCACGCAATCCAACTGGATATGTCGAGACCAAAGCCTAAAATAAGAATGGCGCCAAATACTACGTAGCCTAGATACTTTTGGTTACGTCCAAAAAGTGCATACGTAATATGTCCTCCGTCAAGTTGACCTATCGGTAATAAATTAAGTGCTGTTACCAATAATCCAAACCAGCCTGCAAAAATAAAAGGATAATGAATAATATCATACATTGCCGGCATATTGACATCGGCTAATTGCCCAAGGATAGAAAATAAAATCGAACTGCCAAAAAAAAGAACCGGATTACCGTCGTATAAACTATTCGGATCATAAAATTGATACGCATACGATTTTTCCGGAATCGTTATAAACCCGTATAATAAAACTCCCAAACACACTACAAAACCTGCAATAGGTCCCGCCGCGCCTACATCCATTAATTGCGTACGAGTCTTGATCGGCGATTTAATTTTAATAAAGGCCCCAAACGTTCCTGGAAACAATGTCGTCCCGCCAAATCCGGCAAAAACTCCCGGAGGAATTAAAATCCCCGGCAAAAAATACGGCAACGTTACATTCAGTTTATGATATTTAGCTGCAAAATAATGTCCAAATTCATGTGCCGTCAAAATTCCGAGCAATGATATTGAAAATTGGAATCCGGTAGTCAAATTCCATTCATCCGCAATCGCTTTGTTTAAAATCGTCGCAGCCCCGGTGATAAAGACTACAAGAAACGTGATTATAAATAACGCCAGATTAAATCCGGGATGTGACATCCATTTGAAATAACGTGTGAAGGGTTTAGGATTGAACAATTTGCGGCCGCCACCATAACCATTACCGGAACGTTCAATTTTCAAAATAATGATGTCTTTTGAAACACCCGTTTCGCTTTGAGTCGTAATACTCGAAATCGTCGCACTCATACCTTGCGGTGAAAGACGCGATTGGATTTCATTCATTAATCCCTGGTGCAACTGCGCCGTAGAAAATTTCACAAACACGGCATCACTGTCATACACCACGTAGTCCAGTTGTACCAAATCTTTCAGAAGAAACTCAATTTGCTGTTCTATCATTTACATCCAATATTTTTTTATGTATGTTAGTTTCGATTTATTCAACACGATACGATGAAAAACATTTCAACCATTTTTATTTTAACCGGAGAGCCTTCGGGTGAACGCTATGGAGCGGCATTGGCAAAGGCTTTATCAGAAGCTATTCCCGGAGTCAAGATCGTCGGCGTAGGCGGTAACCGTATGCGTGAAGCCGGCGTTTCTTTGATCGCTCATATTCATTCATTGTCTGTCATGGGATTCACCGGAATTATCCGAAACTTTCCACGCATTTATAAAATCCGTCAATTCGTTCTGAAATCCATTCGTGAAATCAAACCCGACGCCGTTATTCTGATCGATTTTCCTGATTTTAACCTTAGTATTGCCAAAGCGATTCGCGGCATCAAACAACTATCATCGACAAAAATTTTTTATTTTATCCCTCCGCAAGTCTGGATCTGGAGGAAATCCCGTATCCATACTATTAAAAAATATTGCAATGCCGTGTTTCCGATTTTTCAATTTGAACACAAACTATACTGTCAGCACGGAATTCCCAGCTATTTTTTCGGACATCCGATTTCTGATTTTCTTCCAAAACAATATGATCAAAAAAGCGCTGAAAAGCAAGAGAGCCGGATGGTGGTTTCTTTATTTCCAGGTAGCCGAAATCAGGAAATCCTAAAAATTCTTCCGGTTATGCTTGGTAGTGTTCAGAAACTCAACAGCACTCATCCGCTTACCATCCTGATCAATATTGCCGAAGATATCGACAGAGACCTTATTGAAAATATAGTCAGTAACTACGATTTACCGGTCACATTGTTGCCAAATACTTATCAGGCTATTGCCGAGGCTGACTTGATCTTATCTAAATCCGGAACCATCAATCTTGAAGTCGCTTATTTTGAAAAACCGGCTATTATTGTTTATAAAACATCCTGGTTAAATTATTGGATCGCTAAATGGTTTGTGCGACCAAAATTCATTTCACTGATCAATATTTTAAGCGGATCGGAAGTTGTAAAAGAATTTATCCAGAGCCAAGCAACTATAGAGAATATTAATACAGAAATGGAAAAAATAGTTGCAGATACTTCTTATCGGTTCGGCATGATCAAACGAACGGCTTCAGCAAAAGAAAGTTTTTTTACTTCGAAACAAAACGTCATTAAAGAAATTGTGCAAGAAATCTCGAAATCAATTTAACGCCGATTAATCAATTGTGACACATCATTTTGTTTAGTGGCTCCGGCTTTTGGAATGACTGGCAAGGAAAAGCTAAATTTGCTGCCTTCTCCCTTTTCGCTTTGAACCCAGATTTTTCCTTTATGGATTTCGATAATTTTTTTTGCAATAGCCAATCCCAATCCAGTGCTTGATTCACCTCCCGTAGGACGCGCGCTGAGTTGCCGAAATGTCGTAAAAACTTTCTGCATATCGTCCTTGCTCAGGCCTTGCCCGGTATCTTCAATGTGAATCCATATTTCCTGCTCTTTCGATTCGCCAAATACGTGAACCGAGCCTCCGGGATACGTGTATTTAATGGCATTGGAAAGCAAATTGTCAATGACTGCACAAATCTTCTGATGGTCGGAATAGATCGGCGGTAAATTATCCAGCGGATCAATGATCAAACGAATATTTTTTTGCTCGGCCATCCTGCGTTGCAGTAGCTCGGCCTGTTTGACAATGTCCGCAATGCGGGTTTCTTGCAAATTAAGCCGCACTTTTCCTGATTCGATGGCGGAAATATCCAAAACCTGCTTGATAAATTCGGACATTTGCCGGGCAACTTTCGAAACCGTTGAAAGATCCGTGACCGCCGACTCCGATTGAAATCGACCACTTTTAAAATCTTCAATTAAAAGATCGCTATAACCAAGTATGATCGACAGAGGGCTACGTAAATCGTGAGCAACAAATCCCAAGTATTCATTCTTGCTTTCATTTAATTTCGCCAATTCTTCATTCTTCTTGGTAAGATCGGAAGTTCTTTCCGCAACTTGTTTTGCTAACTCGTTTTTTTGTTCTTCGATCAATCTTAACTTTTCGTTTTCTTTCTCACGCTCGAGGTGCTCTTTTTCCAACGCCGTTCTAGTCAATTCCTCCCTCATCGTATTGATCCTGTCGGCAAGACCAAGCGAAAGCAGCATCATTTCCAGAACCGTTCCGACGTCGACGACGTGATTGGTAATCTCATTGTAAGGAATCAGTGCAAGAATTTTTAATGCATATAGAATCATGCCGGTCAACAACACCGACCATGCGATGAGAAAATAGCGTGCGGGGTGATAGCCTTTACGATGCGACAGGACGCCGGCCATGAGATACACCAACGGCATCAATACACCATTGATGGTAACGACCGGAGCCGCAACTTGAATAGAACCTGCTGCTAAAGCGATCGCGGCAATTACCACGGTTAAAACCATAAATCCAAGGATAATACGATCAATGGTTTTACTGAACAGCTTGATCTTAAGAAATGATCGCGAAAATTGCGCCGACGATAGTAATAAGAAAACTACACTGATCAATAAACTCCAGTTGTTCCATTGCTTGGCCGATGGCCACAAAAATTCAAACGTTTGTCCGTTAGTCGCCATTTGTACAAAAATCATACTACCGATGTACACGACATAATGCAGATAGCTAATATCGCGTACCGAAAAAAACACAAACAAGTTATAAAATAACATGACGACTAAAGCGCCATACAAAATTCCTAATAAGAGGTATTCAACTCTGACTTTTGCGATAAAAGCATCCACCGTCCACAATTCAAGAGAAATCTGCAGAGAATTGTCACTTTGAAGCCGAAAATAGCAGACAGAGCTTTGGCGGGCTGGAAATGTAATTTTAAATACCGGGTTACGATGTTTTAATATGCGTTCGTTGAACGGAAGTAAGTTTCCTATTTTTTCGGAATGGTAGTTTTGATTTAAGGGCGAATAAAGTTCAATATAATCGATAATCGGCGTTGACAACTCGATTATGCGTTCTTGGTCTACATCTGACGGATTATAAAATTTTATGCGAACCCATACCACTGGAGCATCGTAGCCCAGAACCGGCGTTTGCTCTTTGGCATGAGCAAATGTCTCACTTAATCCGGCGGAAGCAACATCGCTGACGGACCATGCATTGACCGAGTCGATAAGATAATAGGCATATTCCCCCAGAACATAGGAATCCGCAGCACCAATTACCAATGAATCGCCATTATCGGTCTGAGATTGTGCGAAAACGCCCGAAGTCGCAATCACGACAACGATAACCAGCCAAAATGAACATCGAGCAATCATGATGTAATCCTATCAATATGACAAAATACAACAAGACTGCTCGAATTCACAAGCAGTTTTTAATTGGACTTACGTTAAAGATTTACTTTCTTACTAATTTAAACGCATGATTCCAAATGTTATTTTTGAAACCGTAAGCGATCCAAAGCATTGCAAAATATTCCAGAATACGCGATTGCTCGAGGCCACCCAGATCATGCGTATTCCAATGAAAAGCCGTTAGCAAATCCGTCACGGTTTTTTTGGCAGACGCATCATTGCCGGCGATAAACATATCGAGTTGATCGTTACCGAATTTTCCGTCGATCATAAACGCCGCGGTGATGATATTAAATGCTTTGACAACTTTAGCTTGGGGAATCC
The nucleotide sequence above comes from bacterium. Encoded proteins:
- a CDS encoding rhomboid family intramembrane serine protease is translated as MRYYSRYQTTRNILGGDYPMVKLMILINAIVFVIQQIAGRSDIGYFIAEHLALSNRIWDGEIWQLVTYMFLHSDIWHILFNMLAVWMFGKELEMVWGSSKFLRYYFVCGVGAGLTFLLFSQGAVIGASGAVFGILLAFGMIFPDQIILMSLLFPIKAKYMVLIYGVITFLSIAKPGGDNIAHFAHLGGMVFGFLFLRKDWIASKINRLASSQNAKKPQPTMYVRPKAERKPEDNLRERVDAILDKINEVGYDHLTDEEKKILLDASNSLSETNKKDHH
- a CDS encoding orotidine 5'-phosphate decarboxylase produces the protein MIFHQRIELALSKSPICIGLDPDLNKLPPVFKKEPASILEFNKKIIDATHDLVGAFKPNFAFYETFGAEGWAILEATIRFIRSTAPKAVII
- the lpxB gene encoding lipid-A-disaccharide synthase — encoded protein: MKNISTIFILTGEPSGERYGAALAKALSEAIPGVKIVGVGGNRMREAGVSLIAHIHSLSVMGFTGIIRNFPRIYKIRQFVLKSIREIKPDAVILIDFPDFNLSIAKAIRGIKQLSSTKIFYFIPPQVWIWRKSRIHTIKKYCNAVFPIFQFEHKLYCQHGIPSYFFGHPISDFLPKQYDQKSAEKQESRMVVSLFPGSRNQEILKILPVMLGSVQKLNSTHPLTILINIAEDIDRDLIENIVSNYDLPVTLLPNTYQAIAEADLILSKSGTINLEVAYFEKPAIIVYKTSWLNYWIAKWFVRPKFISLINILSGSEVVKEFIQSQATIENINTEMEKIVADTSYRFGMIKRTASAKESFFTSKQNVIKEIVQEISKSI
- a CDS encoding site-2 protease family protein, whose protein sequence is MIEQQIEFLLKDLVQLDYVVYDSDAVFVKFSTAQLHQGLMNEIQSRLSPQGMSATISSITTQSETGVSKDIIILKIERSGNGYGGGRKLFNPKPFTRYFKWMSHPGFNLALFIITFLVVFITGAATILNKAIADEWNLTTGFQFSISLLGILTAHEFGHYFAAKYHKLNVTLPYFLPGILIPPGVFAGFGGTTLFPGTFGAFIKIKSPIKTRTQLMDVGAAGPIAGFVVCLGVLLYGFITIPEKSYAYQFYDPNSLYDGNPVLFFGSSILFSILGQLADVNMPAMYDIIHYPFIFAGWFGLLVTALNLLPIGQLDGGHITYALFGRNQKYLGYVVFGAILILGFGLDISSWIAWAILILVLIKIKHPPVMYEDEPLDMKRKLIGIISIIIFVLSFTPAPVYEKILTR
- a CDS encoding sensor histidine kinase, encoding MIARCSFWLVIVVVIATSGVFAQSQTDNGDSLVIGAADSYVLGEYAYYLIDSVNAWSVSDVASAGLSETFAHAKEQTPVLGYDAPVVWVRIKFYNPSDVDQERIIELSTPIIDYIELYSPLNQNYHSEKIGNLLPFNERILKHRNPVFKITFPARQSSVCYFRLQSDNSLQISLELWTVDAFIAKVRVEYLLLGILYGALVVMLFYNLFVFFSVRDISYLHYVVYIGSMIFVQMATNGQTFEFLWPSAKQWNNWSLLISVVFLLLSSAQFSRSFLKIKLFSKTIDRIILGFMVLTVVIAAIALAAGSIQVAAPVVTINGVLMPLVYLMAGVLSHRKGYHPARYFLIAWSVLLTGMILYALKILALIPYNEITNHVVDVGTVLEMMLLSLGLADRINTMREELTRTALEKEHLEREKENEKLRLIEEQKNELAKQVAERTSDLTKKNEELAKLNESKNEYLGFVAHDLRSPLSIILGYSDLLIEDFKSGRFQSESAVTDLSTVSKVARQMSEFIKQVLDISAIESGKVRLNLQETRIADIVKQAELLQRRMAEQKNIRLIIDPLDNLPPIYSDHQKICAVIDNLLSNAIKYTYPGGSVHVFGESKEQEIWIHIEDTGQGLSKDDMQKVFTTFRQLSARPTGGESSTGLGLAIAKKIIEIHKGKIWVQSEKGEGSKFSFSLPVIPKAGATKQNDVSQLINRR